A single genomic interval of Campylobacter concisus harbors:
- a CDS encoding excinuclease ABC subunit A translates to MKFILFFLLFATQILASNLLTYNIYERADRVDIMLSFDAPYEGNIFQKREKDTTSLILNSLNYDQSASKDINSKIIQELEIEPKQNSLVLNLRSNDAIIVNASKTTDSFGLRIRVTLKNAKPQIQNMPQASAKIESPSTPKIDEEPMLNIDSRYFIVLSVLIALLVFLYVFKRYITSKSNDFSGFKTPRNQSQNDTKSMNWLLKNQNSGVNIIYEKYLDRTNKLMLLSYENRRYLVIVGSSNVMLDSFGEDKIQNEQDFAMFFEENKKKLSSFLEERKNSLSNYKDKMSGEF, encoded by the coding sequence ATGAAATTTATACTATTTTTCTTACTTTTTGCAACTCAAATTTTAGCTTCAAACCTATTAACTTACAATATCTATGAACGTGCTGATAGGGTTGATATTATGCTTAGCTTTGATGCACCTTATGAAGGAAATATCTTTCAAAAGCGCGAAAAAGACACAACATCTTTGATACTAAATTCGCTAAATTACGATCAAAGTGCCAGCAAAGATATAAACTCAAAGATTATTCAAGAGCTTGAGATAGAGCCAAAGCAAAACTCACTTGTCTTAAATTTGCGCTCAAACGATGCTATTATCGTAAATGCATCAAAGACAACTGATAGTTTTGGGCTCCGCATTCGTGTAACTTTAAAAAATGCAAAACCTCAAATACAAAATATGCCTCAAGCTAGTGCAAAAATAGAGAGCCCTAGCACTCCAAAGATAGATGAAGAGCCTATGTTAAATATAGACTCAAGGTATTTTATAGTCTTAAGTGTGCTTATTGCGCTTCTTGTATTTTTATATGTATTTAAAAGATATATTACTTCAAAGAGTAATGATTTTAGCGGGTTTAAAACACCTAGAAATCAGTCTCAAAATGATACAAAATCAATGAACTGGCTACTTAAAAATCAAAATAGTGGCGTAAATATCATCTATGAAAAATATCTTGATCGCACTAATAAACTAATGCTATTAAGCTATGAAAATAGGCGTTATTTAGTGATAGTTGGTAGCTCAAATGTAATGCTTGATAGCTTTGGTGAAGACAAGATACAAAATGAGCAGGATTTTGCTATGTTTTTCGAAGAGAACAAGAAAAAGCTAAGCTCATTTTTAGAAGAGCGAAAAAATAGTTTAAGTAACTATAAAGATAAAATGAGCGGAGAATTTTAG
- a CDS encoding Ppx/GppA phosphatase family protein, whose protein sequence is MAKRTAVIDLGSNSMRMAIFERTSRLAFFILAEYKTKVRLGEGGYGSNNEISESSMEKALKAFSEFSNIIKSYKCNKVLCVGTSALRDAPNANVLISLLRKKLGINLKVIDGKEEATFGAIAAKNLLHNIDECVTIDIGGGSTELARISKGKIADTLSLDIGTVRLKELFFDKKNLNKLPKFLEQVTKQIDERFKCQNIIAIGGSLRAISSAIMSKNLYPLSSLHGFCYKLSDEQAYIESIANISVLELNKFPIKKDRYDTIREGAHIFLSLAKALNAKNIITSGVGVREGVFLKDFLRPSLKFPQNFNPSVKSLQDRFILSCNKSVTRYAKDIFMVLKKLHGLSDNYLEVLLVAAKLHNVGQEIGFYGDHKNSAYIVLNALNYGFSHEQKALIAVVIGTNGKKNIYEFERYKNLLPKAECIRWLSFILSLAKALDLTCERLNLNFEFSGHTLKIEGAKEFAMAKEEIKKITKPEIFAISFV, encoded by the coding sequence ATGGCAAAAAGAACCGCAGTAATCGACCTTGGCTCAAATTCTATGCGAATGGCGATATTTGAGAGAACGTCACGCTTAGCGTTTTTTATACTAGCTGAATATAAAACAAAAGTGCGTCTAGGCGAAGGTGGATATGGCTCAAACAATGAAATATCCGAAAGCTCAATGGAAAAAGCGCTAAAGGCCTTTAGCGAATTTTCAAATATCATAAAAAGCTACAAATGCAATAAAGTCTTATGTGTTGGTACTTCAGCGCTTAGGGACGCTCCAAACGCAAATGTTTTGATCTCTCTTTTAAGAAAAAAGCTTGGTATAAATTTAAAAGTCATTGACGGCAAAGAAGAGGCTACTTTTGGTGCGATCGCAGCCAAAAATTTACTCCATAACATCGATGAATGCGTCACTATCGATATCGGTGGCGGATCAACTGAACTTGCCAGAATAAGCAAAGGCAAAATAGCAGATACGCTCTCGCTTGACATTGGCACAGTTAGGTTAAAAGAGCTTTTTTTTGATAAAAAAAACTTAAATAAATTGCCAAAATTTTTAGAGCAAGTTACAAAACAGATAGATGAGCGATTTAAATGCCAAAACATAATTGCTATTGGTGGCTCTCTTAGAGCGATATCATCTGCCATAATGAGCAAAAATTTATATCCGCTCTCATCACTACATGGCTTTTGCTACAAGCTTAGCGACGAGCAAGCCTACATCGAGAGTATCGCAAATATTAGTGTGCTTGAACTAAATAAATTTCCTATTAAAAAAGATAGATACGATACCATTAGAGAGGGTGCACATATCTTTTTGTCCCTCGCCAAAGCTCTAAATGCCAAAAATATTATAACAAGTGGAGTTGGCGTAAGAGAGGGAGTGTTCTTAAAAGATTTTCTACGCCCTAGCCTTAAATTTCCACAAAATTTTAATCCAAGTGTCAAAAGTTTGCAAGATCGTTTTATATTATCATGCAATAAATCAGTCACAAGATATGCAAAAGATATATTTATGGTATTAAAAAAGCTTCACGGTCTAAGCGATAACTATCTTGAAGTGCTTTTAGTTGCTGCAAAACTTCACAATGTTGGTCAAGAGATTGGCTTTTATGGCGATCATAAAAACTCAGCCTATATAGTCTTAAATGCCTTAAATTATGGCTTTTCGCATGAACAAAAAGCATTGATTGCAGTAGTAATTGGCACAAACGGAAAGAAAAATATCTATGAATTTGAGCGATATAAAAATTTACTTCCAAAAGCCGAGTGTATAAGATGGCTAAGCTTTATACTCTCACTAGCAAAGGCACTTGATCTAACCTGTGAAAGGCTAAATTTAAACTTCGAATTTAGTGGGCACACGCTAAAAATAGAAGGTGCAAAAGAATTTGCTATGGCAAAAGAAGAGATAAAAAAGATCACAAAACCTGAAATTTTTGCTATTTCGTTTGTATAA
- a CDS encoding sensor histidine kinase produces MLIVVISVMLYHYIRVTVFQSVVNELNYQAEAYKKNPQNFNPLNSKTFTIENPNKTLATIKTDEPQDKETYIVTQKSKDQSKTILITKLDESSYLSLEKDTTLQAHIVEEIFIDIIIVNVSAILLVLFYALFLSRMLLIPIKILSHKLTNLDEKFLHEIDIKSLPDEFLPLGQSINRLISRIQTFVLYQKELFVGVAHELKTPLAVMKTKNEVTLLKPRESEKYIEALKSNNEAINSMNAMISSVLEIGRQEGAQFEEPVNTDVIGFLKKLAKNYEILAKNDEKNIKLGLKPEILNLKIQTSLLTHIVQNFVQNAIKFSPKNSTITISSKLIKNKFIIEVIDEGIGIDESKDLFAPFKRYGDKGGAGLGLFLAKGAAQALGGEVDIKNRNDRSGAVASLVLNIKG; encoded by the coding sequence ATGCTAATTGTAGTTATTTCGGTAATGCTTTATCACTATATAAGGGTTACCGTTTTTCAAAGTGTAGTTAATGAGCTAAACTATCAAGCCGAAGCTTATAAAAAAAATCCTCAGAATTTCAATCCTTTAAATTCAAAAACATTTACGATAGAAAATCCAAATAAAACTCTAGCAACGATAAAAACAGACGAGCCACAAGATAAAGAAACATATATCGTAACGCAAAAATCAAAGGATCAAAGTAAGACTATTTTAATAACAAAACTCGATGAAAGCAGTTATTTAAGCCTAGAAAAAGATACTACTCTTCAAGCTCATATAGTAGAAGAAATTTTTATAGATATTATAATCGTAAATGTGTCAGCGATACTTTTGGTGCTTTTTTATGCACTATTTTTATCAAGAATGCTTTTAATACCTATAAAAATTTTGAGTCACAAACTTACAAATTTAGATGAAAAATTTCTCCATGAGATCGACATAAAAAGTTTACCAGATGAATTTTTACCACTTGGGCAGAGCATAAATAGGCTAATCTCTCGCATCCAAACATTTGTCTTATACCAAAAAGAGCTTTTTGTAGGCGTAGCGCATGAGCTAAAAACACCGCTGGCTGTAATGAAAACAAAAAATGAAGTTACACTTTTAAAGCCACGCGAGAGCGAAAAATATATCGAGGCTCTAAAATCAAATAATGAAGCTATAAACAGCATGAACGCAATGATAAGTTCTGTGCTTGAGATCGGCCGCCAAGAGGGAGCTCAGTTTGAAGAGCCAGTAAATACCGATGTCATAGGATTTTTAAAAAAACTTGCAAAAAACTATGAGATACTTGCAAAAAATGATGAAAAAAATATAAAACTGGGCCTAAAACCAGAAATTTTAAATCTAAAAATACAAACTAGCTTACTAACCCACATTGTGCAAAATTTTGTTCAAAATGCCATTAAATTTTCACCAAAAAATAGCACCATTACGATTAGCTCTAAGCTTATAAAAAATAAATTTATCATCGAAGTAATAGATGAGGGAATAGGCATAGATGAGAGCAAAGATTTATTTGCTCCATTTAAAAGATATGGCGACAAAGGTGGTGCTGGGCTTGGGTTATTTCTAGCTAAAGGTGCAGCGCAGGCTCTTGGTGGCGAAGTAGATATTAAAAATAGAAACGATAGAAGCGGTGCAGTCGCAAGCCTAGTTTTAAATATAAAAGGATAA
- the hsrA gene encoding homeostatic response regulator transcription factor HsrA: protein MRILIVEDEVTLNKTIAEGLQEFGYQTDSSENFKDAEYYIGIRNYDLVLTDWMLQDGDGIDLINIIKHKSPRTSVVVLSAKDDKESEIKALRAGADDYIKKPFDFDILVARLEARLRFGGTNIIKIDELIINPDEEKITYLGRDIELKGKPFEVLTHLARHSDQIVSKEQLLDAIWEEPELVTPNVIEVAINQIRQKMDKPLNISTIETVRRRGYRFCFPKKA from the coding sequence ATGCGTATTTTAATAGTTGAAGATGAAGTGACGCTAAATAAGACGATTGCTGAGGGCTTGCAAGAGTTTGGCTATCAAACTGATAGCTCTGAAAATTTTAAAGATGCCGAGTACTATATAGGCATCAGAAACTACGATCTAGTTTTGACTGATTGGATGCTCCAAGATGGCGATGGCATAGATCTTATAAACATCATCAAACATAAATCTCCACGCACTTCAGTTGTAGTTCTTTCTGCAAAAGATGACAAAGAAAGTGAAATAAAAGCACTTAGAGCTGGTGCTGATGACTATATCAAAAAGCCATTTGATTTTGATATCCTAGTAGCTAGACTTGAAGCTAGACTACGCTTTGGCGGCACAAATATTATAAAAATCGATGAGCTCATCATCAATCCAGATGAGGAGAAAATCACATATTTGGGTCGTGATATTGAGCTTAAGGGCAAACCTTTTGAAGTCCTAACTCATCTTGCAAGACACTCAGATCAAATCGTATCTAAAGAGCAACTGCTTGATGCTATCTGGGAAGAGCCAGAGCTCGTCACTCCAAACGTCATTGAAGTCGCTATCAACCAAATCCGCCAAAAAATGGATAAACCACTAAATATTTCAACAATTGAAACTGTTAGAAGACGCGGATATAGATTTTGTTTTCCCAAAAAAGCCTAA
- a CDS encoding dihydroneopterin aldolase produces MKSEMTTIIKDYKFETIIGMLDFERVTKQEVQMNLEICSTGFIDYVLIIDFVKNFYNERQFQSVEESLEETSKALKENFSSLTSLKMEILKTEILPNAVVGAKINTIF; encoded by the coding sequence ATGAAAAGCGAGATGACGACGATCATTAAAGATTATAAATTTGAAACGATCATCGGAATGCTTGATTTTGAGCGAGTTACTAAGCAAGAGGTGCAAATGAATCTAGAAATTTGCTCAACTGGCTTTATTGATTATGTTTTGATTATTGACTTTGTTAAAAATTTTTATAATGAAAGACAGTTTCAAAGCGTTGAAGAGTCTCTTGAAGAAACCAGCAAAGCATTAAAAGAGAATTTTAGCTCACTAACTAGCCTTAAAATGGAAATTTTAAAAACAGAAATTTTGCCAAATGCAGTTGTTGGAGCAAAAATAAACACTATTTTTTAA
- the plsY gene encoding glycerol-3-phosphate 1-O-acyltransferase PlsY, with translation MQNLILYAVSYLLGSIPSGLILAKIFGHVDIKNEGSKSIGATNVLRVLKQKDPKLAKKLAILTIICDVLKGVLPLIVASSLGASQSVLWTMAVLSVAGHCFSIFLGFQGGKGVATGAGVIAFFLPVEIIIALVVWFLVGKFLKISSLASLCALIALIASSFIIHPELDEIYTHAPILIIAFLVVYKHIPNIVRLISGKEKKVV, from the coding sequence ATGCAAAATTTAATACTTTATGCCGTTAGTTATTTACTTGGAAGCATTCCGTCTGGCCTTATTCTTGCAAAAATTTTTGGGCATGTTGATATAAAAAATGAAGGTAGCAAGAGCATCGGTGCGACAAATGTTTTAAGAGTTTTAAAACAAAAAGATCCAAAATTAGCCAAAAAACTAGCCATTTTAACGATAATTTGTGATGTTTTAAAAGGCGTTTTGCCACTTATTGTCGCTTCATCTTTAGGAGCTAGTCAAAGTGTGCTTTGGACGATGGCGGTCTTAAGCGTAGCTGGACATTGTTTTTCAATATTCTTAGGATTTCAAGGCGGCAAAGGAGTCGCAACTGGAGCTGGAGTGATCGCATTTTTCTTACCAGTTGAGATCATAATCGCTCTTGTCGTTTGGTTTTTGGTCGGTAAATTTTTAAAGATAAGCTCTCTTGCTTCACTTTGTGCGTTGATAGCTCTGATCGCGTCAAGCTTTATAATCCATCCAGAGTTAGATGAAATTTACACACATGCTCCGATACTAATCATCGCATTTTTGGTGGTTTATAAACATATACCAAATATCGTTCGTTTAATATCCGGTAAGGAGAAAAAAGTCGTATGA
- a CDS encoding helicase HerA domain-containing protein → MKTIQENLKLFYIGLKDKEPFFYKNKDLTTHAAIIGMTGSGKTGLGITLLEEACIDNIPSIIIDPKGDITNLALTFPQMRPEDFLPYIDEAEAANKGQSVEEFAAAQAELWKNGVESSFQDLERVKILKESASFNIYTPKSSAGIGVALLSDFACPNINDEEIFSNYINSLAASVLSLVGINSEDMNSKEQLLISTIFETKFKEQKDVSIEELINFIANPPFKKIGVFDVDTFYPSSERLKLAMKINALIASPSFKGWTQGVRLEISKILFDENGKAKCNIFTISHLNDAERMFFVTLLLNEIIAWMRGTQGTSSLRAILYMDEIFGFFPPNANPPSKTPMLALLKQARAFGLGCVLSTQNPVDLDYKGLSNIGTWFIGRLQTAQDKARVIDGLSGIAGSNLDKASLESLISNLAKRNFLVKNINEDGLNVISTRWALSYLKGPLSREQISNLMKEQKENLSDTRIDKSEMKFSIKPIISNEITQLYANSKTLTPNLFASAKIRIYDTKKGIDSVYEVSYLYELNENDNEPNWSEASEYIHVDTSENEPSGASFAAVPNFILKAKNFDNIQKDFKEYLYRNFKFNTFEALGIYSKNNETKEQFYIRLQDKCNEILEEQTAKLTAKFEKERKSLQDKLSKALAKLDKEQKEMTTSGLDAAINIGASILGAIFGNKLLSRQNAGKIASSARSANRVLKERSDVKLSEQSVNDINLAISELEEKFAQECDALKEANDVKNITINETQISPKKSDIYDEKVVLLWR, encoded by the coding sequence GTGAAAACAATACAAGAAAATTTAAAACTTTTTTATATCGGATTAAAAGATAAAGAGCCATTTTTTTATAAAAATAAGGATCTAACCACCCACGCAGCTATCATAGGTATGACAGGTAGCGGTAAAACAGGCCTTGGTATCACGCTTTTAGAAGAAGCCTGCATAGACAATATCCCTTCTATCATCATCGATCCAAAGGGCGACATCACAAATTTAGCCCTCACCTTTCCGCAGATGAGGCCGGAGGATTTTTTACCCTACATAGATGAAGCAGAGGCGGCTAATAAAGGTCAAAGTGTAGAGGAATTTGCCGCTGCTCAAGCCGAGCTTTGGAAAAACGGCGTAGAATCGAGTTTTCAAGATCTTGAGCGAGTAAAAATTTTAAAAGAGAGCGCTAGCTTTAACATCTACACACCAAAAAGCTCAGCTGGCATAGGCGTGGCGCTACTTAGCGACTTTGCCTGCCCAAATATCAATGACGAAGAAATTTTTAGCAACTATATAAACTCACTCGCAGCATCGGTGTTATCTCTTGTAGGTATAAATTCCGAGGACATGAACTCAAAAGAACAGCTTCTCATCTCAACCATATTTGAGACTAAATTTAAAGAGCAAAAAGACGTCAGTATCGAAGAGCTTATAAATTTCATCGCAAATCCACCTTTTAAAAAGATAGGTGTCTTTGACGTGGATACCTTCTATCCAAGCAGTGAGCGCCTAAAGCTTGCCATGAAGATAAACGCACTCATCGCAAGCCCAAGCTTTAAAGGCTGGACGCAAGGCGTTAGACTAGAAATTTCAAAGATACTCTTTGACGAAAACGGCAAAGCAAAGTGCAATATCTTTACGATCTCGCACCTAAATGACGCTGAGAGGATGTTCTTTGTCACCCTTTTACTAAACGAGATCATCGCGTGGATGCGCGGTACACAGGGTACTAGCTCACTTAGAGCGATCCTTTATATGGATGAAATTTTTGGCTTTTTTCCACCAAACGCAAACCCGCCATCAAAAACGCCTATGCTCGCACTCTTAAAACAAGCCCGTGCATTTGGTTTGGGCTGTGTTTTAAGCACACAAAACCCAGTAGATCTTGACTATAAAGGCCTTAGCAACATCGGTACTTGGTTTATCGGCCGCCTCCAAACAGCGCAGGACAAAGCACGCGTTATAGACGGATTAAGCGGTATCGCTGGATCAAATCTAGATAAAGCTTCGCTAGAAAGCCTCATATCAAATTTAGCAAAGAGAAATTTTTTAGTGAAAAATATAAACGAAGACGGATTAAACGTTATTTCGACGCGGTGGGCATTAAGCTATCTAAAAGGTCCGCTTAGCCGCGAACAAATTTCAAATTTAATGAAAGAGCAAAAAGAAAATTTATCTGATACAAGGATCGATAAAAGTGAGATGAAATTTAGCATAAAGCCTATCATTTCAAATGAGATCACGCAGCTTTATGCTAATTCAAAAACCCTTACACCAAATTTATTTGCAAGCGCAAAGATAAGAATTTATGACACTAAAAAAGGTATCGATAGCGTTTATGAAGTAAGCTATCTTTATGAACTAAATGAAAATGATAATGAGCCAAACTGGAGCGAGGCTAGCGAATACATACACGTTGATACAAGCGAAAATGAGCCAAGTGGTGCAAGCTTTGCAGCCGTACCAAATTTCATCTTAAAAGCTAAAAATTTTGACAATATCCAAAAAGATTTTAAAGAGTATCTGTATAGAAATTTTAAATTTAATACCTTTGAGGCATTGGGAATTTATTCAAAAAACAATGAAACAAAGGAGCAGTTTTATATCAGGCTTCAAGATAAGTGCAATGAAATTTTAGAAGAACAAACCGCAAAACTCACAGCTAAATTTGAAAAAGAGCGAAAAAGCTTACAAGACAAGCTAAGCAAGGCTCTAGCAAAGCTTGATAAAGAGCAAAAAGAGATGACCACAAGTGGGCTTGATGCTGCCATAAATATAGGCGCTAGCATACTTGGAGCGATATTTGGCAACAAGCTTTTATCTCGTCAAAATGCGGGCAAAATCGCATCAAGCGCAAGAAGTGCAAATAGAGTCTTAAAAGAGCGAAGTGACGTCAAGCTTAGCGAGCAAAGTGTAAATGACATAAATTTAGCTATTAGCGAACTTGAAGAGAAATTTGCACAAGAGTGCGATGCGTTAAAAGAAGCAAATGATGTTAAAAACATCACGATAAACGAAACGCAAATTTCACCAAAGAAAAGCGATATCTATGACGAGAAAGTCGTACTTTTGTGGAGATGA
- a CDS encoding PilZ domain-containing protein: MDFKGRQELVINCEDSILKLRDKFIDDGIKFCRQLTFIVPHDQVKICLENIFDTLLIQKPNATQLQDDLNNLIPKSNARDELINFLLLNLTLNFSHSCDNSTFIGYFVNAVSRIKEILCGAKDQQETNVKDMIETGTFFYEDPINTFTRMKKAKVRPEFLNLYDGLNIKYEAEILEVKEDSVVFRVDMMQILAMKQDGKGFILPNSFFSKPLCADIVNYNIVNKGVTLSNFLRNTTMYAYKRKFQRILPNRFTKTIIKGKQDKIEGSLYDVSEGGISVLSPQTTNFQDGEELEATFEILIAPDKVKNVTLKLRLVTELAYKGYIRYCMKLIDDNETIKDFTQKRIKETLDELRSRINLYE, translated from the coding sequence ATGGATTTTAAAGGCAGGCAAGAGCTTGTAATAAATTGCGAAGATAGCATACTTAAATTAAGAGATAAATTTATCGATGACGGTATCAAATTTTGTAGACAGCTAACATTTATCGTACCGCACGATCAGGTAAAAATTTGTCTTGAAAACATCTTTGATACACTGCTTATTCAAAAGCCAAATGCTACGCAGCTACAAGATGATTTGAATAATCTAATACCAAAATCAAACGCAAGAGACGAATTAATAAATTTCCTACTTTTAAATTTGACTTTAAATTTTAGTCACTCTTGCGACAATAGCACCTTTATAGGTTATTTCGTAAATGCCGTTTCAAGAATCAAAGAAATTTTATGTGGTGCCAAAGACCAGCAAGAAACAAATGTAAAAGACATGATTGAAACCGGAACATTTTTTTATGAAGATCCGATCAATACATTCACTCGCATGAAAAAAGCCAAGGTAAGGCCAGAATTTTTAAATTTATACGATGGGCTTAATATAAAGTACGAAGCTGAAATTTTAGAAGTTAAAGAAGATAGTGTCGTTTTTCGCGTGGATATGATGCAAATTTTAGCTATGAAACAAGACGGCAAAGGTTTTATTTTGCCAAATAGCTTTTTCTCAAAGCCTTTATGCGCCGATATTGTTAATTACAATATAGTCAATAAAGGCGTCACTCTTTCAAATTTCTTACGAAATACGACGATGTACGCATATAAAAGAAAATTCCAACGTATCTTACCAAATCGTTTCACCAAAACTATTATCAAAGGCAAGCAAGACAAGATCGAAGGTAGCCTTTATGATGTTTCTGAAGGCGGCATAAGCGTATTAAGCCCGCAAACTACAAATTTTCAAGATGGAGAAGAGCTAGAAGCGACCTTTGAAATCTTAATCGCACCAGATAAAGTAAAAAATGTGACTTTAAAGCTAAGACTTGTTACAGAGCTAGCATATAAAGGCTACATAAGATACTGCATGAAGCTTATTGATGATAATGAAACAATAAAAGATTTTACACAAAAGCGCATAAAAGAGACACTTGATGAGCTTCGCTCACGTATAAATTTATACGAATAA
- a CDS encoding peroxiredoxin, producing the protein MLVTKKAPDFTAAAVLGNNQIVNDFNLYKNIGEKGAVVFFYPMDFTFVCPSEIIAFDKRYDEFKSRGIEVIAVSCDNQFSHFAWKETPVNKGGIGKVRFPIVADMTKSIARGFDVLLEDAGVALRGSFLLDKDGTVRHAVINDLPLGRNIDEMIRMVDTMLFTNEHGEVCPAGWNKGDAGMKPSTEGVADYLSHNEGKL; encoded by the coding sequence ATGTTAGTAACAAAAAAAGCACCTGATTTTACAGCTGCAGCGGTTTTAGGAAACAATCAAATTGTAAATGATTTTAATCTTTATAAAAATATTGGCGAGAAAGGCGCAGTCGTATTTTTCTATCCAATGGATTTTACTTTTGTTTGCCCAAGCGAAATCATCGCATTTGACAAAAGATATGACGAGTTCAAGTCACGTGGTATCGAAGTTATCGCAGTTTCATGCGACAACCAATTCTCTCACTTCGCATGGAAAGAGACTCCAGTAAACAAAGGCGGTATCGGCAAAGTTCGCTTCCCTATCGTAGCTGATATGACAAAATCAATCGCTCGCGGATTTGACGTACTTCTAGAAGATGCTGGTGTAGCGCTTCGTGGCTCATTCTTACTAGACAAAGATGGCACAGTTCGCCATGCAGTTATCAACGATCTTCCACTTGGCAGAAATATCGATGAGATGATAAGAATGGTTGATACTATGCTATTTACAAACGAGCACGGCGAAGTTTGCCCAGCTGGTTGGAATAAAGGTGATGCTGGTATGAAACCAAGTACTGAAGGTGTTGCCGACTACCTTTCACACAACGAAGGCAAACTATAA